A part of Limihaloglobus sulfuriphilus genomic DNA contains:
- a CDS encoding DUF4292 domain-containing protein, translating into MKIKITVSILISIFLLGCGQQFEKSERKYNSSMNFLAKQKASAVPFKAQGSGRAEFIDADGEKNMENITRIDVIFNPPNKLYVSMDHLLQKSAVSLGLTGHEFWIWSRFRDRNDIYWGQQNMLVMDNRLPVGLRPEAFLECLGHVNYEKEEELFVSDELSIGIGNGRGQMVKALEFSPDDHTLRRIGYFNSENNLIMLCELDDYRPVSLESEYILPRKIRLYFYKRQSELSIKLDKITLVDPEDEKYSRAFNMPSKDRVKEVYLLTESGEFIQEK; encoded by the coding sequence TTGAAGATTAAAATAACTGTCTCCATACTTATTTCCATATTTTTACTTGGCTGCGGCCAGCAGTTTGAAAAGAGTGAGCGAAAATACAACTCAAGCATGAATTTTCTTGCCAAACAAAAGGCCTCTGCCGTCCCATTCAAAGCCCAGGGCTCCGGACGTGCCGAATTTATCGACGCGGACGGTGAGAAAAACATGGAAAACATAACCAGAATCGATGTTATCTTCAACCCGCCCAACAAACTCTACGTCTCTATGGACCATCTGCTTCAAAAATCCGCTGTAAGTCTGGGCCTTACCGGTCATGAATTCTGGATCTGGAGCCGGTTCAGAGACAGAAATGACATCTATTGGGGCCAGCAGAATATGCTGGTTATGGACAACCGGCTGCCGGTAGGACTGAGGCCGGAGGCTTTTCTTGAGTGCCTGGGACATGTTAACTATGAAAAGGAAGAAGAGCTGTTCGTTTCTGACGAGTTATCAATCGGCATAGGCAACGGCCGGGGCCAAATGGTCAAGGCGCTGGAATTTTCGCCTGACGACCATACTTTAAGGAGAATTGGCTACTTTAACAGCGAAAACAATCTGATAATGCTTTGTGAGCTGGATGATTACCGTCCCGTCTCGCTTGAGAGTGAATATATCCTGCCCAGAAAAATACGGCTGTATTTCTACAAACGGCAGTCAGAACTTAGCATAAAGCTGGACAAGATAACCCTTGTGGACCCTGAAGACGAAAAATACTCAAGGGCATTTAACATGCCTTCAAAAGACAGGGTAAAAGAAGTATATCTTCTCACGGAGTCAGGCGAGTTTATACAAGAGAAATAA
- a CDS encoding four helix bundle suffix domain-containing protein — translation MKRIANQDGFIPRQGNFKSLISYQKAEAIYDITYYFCTLFLQKSDRTVDQMIQAARSGKQNIAEGSSVSSTSSEFEIKLINVAKASLQELLIDYEDYLRTRGHLQWQEKSAQFEAMRKLGREHNDSRFFMAMVTTRPPDKIANMAIILIKQTDYLLFRQLKALEAKFLDEGGMREKMTGIRKQVRKQQSKSL, via the coding sequence ATGAAAAGGATAGCAAATCAGGATGGTTTTATACCGCGGCAGGGGAATTTCAAATCTTTAATAAGCTATCAAAAGGCCGAGGCGATCTACGACATAACCTACTATTTCTGTACCCTTTTTCTGCAAAAAAGTGACCGTACCGTTGACCAAATGATACAGGCGGCTCGCAGCGGCAAGCAAAATATAGCCGAAGGTTCCTCCGTTTCTTCAACATCCAGTGAGTTTGAGATCAAGCTGATCAATGTCGCAAAAGCGAGTTTGCAGGAGCTGCTTATTGACTATGAAGACTATTTGAGAACTCGCGGGCACTTGCAATGGCAGGAAAAATCAGCACAATTTGAGGCGATGCGGAAACTTGGCCGGGAGCATAATGATAGCCGTTTTTTTATGGCAATGGTTACTACTCGTCCTCCCGATAAAATCGCTAATATGGCGATAATCCTCATAAAACAGACCGATTACCTGCTGTTTCGCCAACTTAAAGCACTTGAAGCAAAATTTCTCGATGAAGGTGGAATGCGAGAAAAAATGACTGGTATCAGAAAGCAGGTCAGGAAGCAGCAAAGCAAAAGTCTTTAA
- a CDS encoding endo-1,4-beta-xylanase: MKFQVFKNGSPAQELNLEGSYIFSHDNYLLRDSSLIQYEREVLAADCTGSETAALCLPWDIEGIGTIMLPTTRLLRQPGCYNLNIELARARLMLIISKIEDYSEIEMSESMIKYFDNAKKSFVDAIKSSANPQEASVHADRSLINALHFSEKLAIVQAENGFRKRQKLSNYGKDYFGCKLEVEHVKKSPQYLKKVINAFGRVEIPLNWREIEKTPGQYDFGSLEKIIKVLSSSKGIKITAGPLVSFEKECIPDWLQQKDASFADIQEAAYGYISECLGRFRNFVDQWIVLKGINCKNCLKFSLDEILEITRSAFIAARNGDSSGKLIQICDPWGSSESVSYDNIPPLVFLEMLIQQNIWFDGISLDLDIWNRCKYPAVRDLLQISSKIDSFTNLGRQIYVSELKAPRQSDSIYYGYWEKEWSQDIQAKWLEYVYKIALSKPSVAGVSYSAAVANSNRPSCGILSKNYDVSKAYKKILKLQKL, translated from the coding sequence TTGAAATTTCAAGTATTTAAGAACGGCAGCCCTGCACAGGAGTTAAACCTGGAAGGCAGTTACATATTCAGCCATGATAACTATCTCCTGCGCGACTCTTCGCTGATACAGTACGAACGGGAGGTTCTCGCGGCGGACTGCACCGGCTCAGAAACCGCCGCTCTGTGCCTGCCCTGGGATATTGAAGGCATAGGCACGATAATGCTGCCGACAACCAGGCTGCTGCGTCAACCAGGCTGTTATAACCTCAACATTGAGCTGGCCCGCGCACGGCTGATGCTTATAATATCCAAAATTGAGGACTACTCTGAAATTGAGATGTCCGAATCAATGATAAAATACTTTGATAACGCCAAGAAATCTTTCGTCGATGCCATAAAATCATCGGCTAATCCCCAGGAAGCGTCGGTACATGCCGACCGTTCCCTGATAAACGCACTGCATTTCTCTGAGAAACTGGCGATTGTTCAGGCAGAAAACGGCTTCAGGAAACGTCAAAAACTTTCAAACTACGGCAAAGACTACTTTGGCTGCAAACTTGAAGTTGAACACGTTAAAAAATCTCCGCAATACTTGAAAAAAGTTATAAACGCTTTCGGCAGGGTGGAAATCCCCCTTAACTGGAGAGAAATAGAGAAAACACCAGGACAATATGACTTCGGGAGCTTAGAAAAGATCATCAAAGTACTCTCCTCCAGCAAAGGCATTAAAATCACTGCCGGCCCCCTTGTTTCCTTTGAAAAAGAGTGCATTCCTGACTGGCTCCAGCAAAAGGACGCTTCATTTGCAGACATACAGGAAGCGGCATACGGATATATCTCTGAATGCCTGGGCAGATTCCGTAACTTTGTAGATCAGTGGATCGTTCTCAAAGGCATAAACTGCAAAAACTGCCTCAAATTCAGCCTTGACGAGATTCTCGAGATAACCCGTTCGGCGTTCATCGCGGCAAGAAACGGCGACAGCTCCGGGAAACTTATTCAAATCTGCGACCCCTGGGGCAGCAGCGAATCGGTATCCTATGACAATATCCCGCCGCTGGTTTTCCTTGAAATGCTGATCCAGCAGAACATCTGGTTTGACGGCATCTCGCTTGACCTGGATATATGGAACCGCTGCAAGTATCCCGCTGTAAGAGATTTACTGCAGATTTCCTCCAAGATAGACAGTTTTACCAATCTTGGCCGCCAGATATATGTCTCAGAGCTCAAGGCTCCAAGGCAATCAGACAGTATCTATTACGGATACTGGGAAAAAGAATGGTCCCAGGATATCCAGGCTAAATGGCTGGAATATGTTTACAAAATAGCCCTGAGTAAACCATCTGTCGCCGGAGTTTCATATTCTGCCGCAGTAGCAAACAGCAACAGGCCTTCTTGCGGAATCCTAAGCAAGAATTACGATGTGTCCAAAGCGTATAAGAAAATCCTAAAACTGCAGAAACTTTAA
- a CDS encoding DUF4465 domain-containing protein, whose product MNKMNKLTKIFMVLNVITILTATASAVIDLEDVGAALAPESHWVGEAPDALYTPVERTFSSGDAGFNQYLTDWGSMVSWSGFTYSNKTDTTTEGYTNDTSAYAETPGNTYGICYVDGYSGTPEINFNAESVISGVWITNTTYAYLSMLNGDGLAKKFGGDSGNDPDWLKLTITGTGNESSESLDFMLADFTFEDNSRDYIIDTWTWLDLSSLGQISKLTFAMSSTDNNDYGMVTPSYFALDNINGSADAAPVPEPAAIALLGLGAFLAAKRKK is encoded by the coding sequence ATGAACAAAATGAACAAATTGACAAAGATTTTTATGGTTTTAAATGTAATTACAATACTGACTGCAACGGCTTCTGCCGTCATTGATCTTGAAGATGTCGGGGCAGCACTGGCTCCTGAGAGCCACTGGGTGGGCGAGGCACCAGATGCGCTTTACACACCTGTTGAACGGACTTTCAGCAGCGGTGATGCTGGATTTAACCAGTATTTAACCGATTGGGGATCAATGGTATCATGGAGCGGCTTTACCTACTCGAACAAAACAGATACAACAACGGAAGGTTATACAAATGATACAAGCGCTTATGCCGAAACACCCGGCAACACATACGGCATATGCTACGTTGACGGTTATTCCGGAACACCGGAAATAAACTTTAATGCTGAATCTGTTATTTCGGGTGTTTGGATTACAAACACAACCTACGCTTATCTTTCTATGCTGAATGGAGACGGTTTAGCCAAAAAATTCGGCGGAGACAGCGGCAATGACCCCGACTGGCTCAAGCTCACCATAACCGGCACAGGAAACGAAAGCTCCGAGTCTCTCGACTTTATGCTTGCCGACTTCACGTTCGAAGACAACAGCCGGGACTATATTATAGACACATGGACGTGGCTTGACCTGAGCTCTCTGGGTCAGATAAGCAAATTAACCTTTGCCATGAGCTCCACTGATAACAATGACTACGGAATGGTAACGCCGTCTTATTTCGCTTTAGATAATATCAACGGCTCTGCTGATGCGGCACCTGTACCAGAACCGGCAGCTATTGCATTGCTGGGTCTGGGGGCATTTTTAGCCGCAAAAAGGAAGAAATAA
- a CDS encoding dockerin type I domain-containing protein translates to MVNSNKRITVYILASLLMVILSGSVLAGEYSDGTNSPDAIDAGIPGVFENQLNPVFSGWAVTVVEYLPSDETESYGIDGIGPSPYTGNDFSDTANALGPVTTSDLDVVSLGDLNWEDGVTYDIDDEPGFITLSFPETVSNGPGPDFAVFENTFGSGGLLPAELAFVEVSTNGTDFARFPCYYNASSEPVGPYGYIDVTKIWNLAGKHINSGSGSWGTPFNLSDLSEHPLVLDNTVNIEQINYIRIVDIAGNGYFADSLGNPIYDAWETWGSGGFDLNAVGILENITGDGDSDGEVNFHDFLRLHKNWNKTGGWPQGDFNEDGFVDADDYLLLAGNWLYRNK, encoded by the coding sequence ATGGTAAATAGCAATAAAAGAATAACAGTATATATTCTCGCGTCTTTGCTGATGGTGATCCTGTCGGGCTCTGTCCTTGCCGGTGAATATTCCGACGGCACCAATAGTCCAGATGCCATCGACGCCGGCATACCGGGTGTTTTTGAAAACCAGCTCAACCCTGTTTTTTCGGGCTGGGCAGTAACTGTCGTTGAATACCTTCCATCTGACGAGACAGAATCCTATGGAATAGACGGTATCGGCCCATCACCCTATACCGGTAACGATTTCAGCGACACAGCCAACGCCCTTGGCCCTGTAACAACCAGCGATTTGGATGTGGTCTCTCTTGGAGATTTGAACTGGGAAGACGGGGTAACTTATGATATTGATGACGAACCGGGTTTTATTACTCTCTCTTTCCCTGAAACGGTTTCTAACGGCCCGGGCCCTGATTTTGCTGTATTTGAAAACACATTCGGCTCTGGCGGGCTGCTGCCTGCAGAGCTTGCATTTGTTGAAGTTTCCACAAACGGCACCGATTTTGCCCGATTTCCATGCTATTATAATGCCTCATCGGAGCCGGTGGGGCCTTATGGGTATATTGATGTTACGAAGATCTGGAACCTCGCAGGCAAACATATAAATTCAGGCAGCGGCTCATGGGGCACGCCTTTTAACCTATCGGATTTATCAGAGCATCCTCTGGTTCTGGACAATACGGTGAATATTGAACAGATAAACTATATACGAATAGTTGATATAGCAGGAAACGGTTATTTTGCAGACAGTCTGGGCAACCCTATATACGATGCCTGGGAAACCTGGGGCTCCGGAGGTTTTGACCTCAATGCTGTTGGTATCCTGGAAAATATAACCGGCGACGGCGATTCGGACGGCGAAGTAAATTTTCATGACTTCTTGAGACTGCATAAAAACTGGAACAAAACCGGCGGCTGGCCTCAGGGAGACTTTAACGAAGACGGCTTTGTAGATGCTGATGACTATCTGCTGCTCGCCGGAAACTGGCTTTATAGAAATAAGTAA
- the trxA gene encoding thioredoxin, which yields MSENVMHISDSEFSELISSSDVPVLVDFWAEWCGPCRMIGPVVEEIAEEYAGKAKICKIDIDEHRDAANQVGVQSIPTVVIFKNGQLEKKWVGVTSKEDITEALDELM from the coding sequence ATGAGTGAAAACGTAATGCATATTTCAGACAGTGAATTCAGCGAACTCATAAGCAGCTCTGATGTACCGGTTCTTGTTGATTTCTGGGCAGAGTGGTGCGGCCCATGCAGAATGATCGGGCCGGTTGTCGAAGAAATCGCGGAAGAATACGCCGGCAAGGCGAAGATCTGCAAGATTGATATTGATGAACACAGAGACGCGGCCAACCAGGTTGGCGTGCAGTCTATCCCGACTGTTGTAATTTTCAAAAACGGCCAGCTCGAAAAGAAATGGGTCGGCGTTACCAGTAAGGAAGACATCACCGAGGCACTGGACGAGCTGATGTAA
- a CDS encoding M48 family metallopeptidase, translated as MKLKTEHLPGIPVPVFFRRNRRARRIVVTTEHNCVKVSVPLWNSYSQARDFVVSIATKINSNIKELTAKGVDTQRDVNMRLARMPVEAKKLADRFVYLAKKYGFKYKKLTIRNQRTMWGSCSSSGNISINIALAELPGDLRDYVILHELVHTKHPNHSKRFWKELDKYTLISSKITDRKLRDYRITQWW; from the coding sequence ATGAAACTGAAAACAGAACATCTTCCCGGCATTCCGGTGCCGGTTTTTTTTCGTAGAAACCGCAGGGCAAGGCGGATTGTTGTAACTACAGAACATAACTGTGTTAAAGTCTCTGTTCCGTTGTGGAATAGCTACAGCCAGGCGAGGGATTTTGTTGTCTCAATAGCAACAAAAATAAATTCTAATATCAAAGAACTGACTGCCAAAGGCGTTGATACCCAGCGTGACGTAAATATGCGTTTGGCGAGAATGCCTGTTGAAGCCAAAAAACTGGCCGACAGGTTTGTTTACCTCGCTAAGAAATACGGCTTTAAATATAAAAAACTCACAATCAGAAATCAGCGAACCATGTGGGGGAGTTGTTCGTCTTCAGGTAACATTAGTATTAATATAGCCTTAGCGGAATTACCCGGAGATTTAAGGGACTATGTGATCCTTCATGAGCTGGTTCACACAAAACATCCAAACCACAGCAAACGCTTTTGGAAAGAGCTGGATAAATACACTTTGATCAGTTCGAAAATTACAGATCGAAAACTTCGGGATTACCGAATAACTCAATGGTGGTAA
- a CDS encoding YraN family protein, with protein MLFKTTYKKLLSSTRVLGRWGERKAVKYLKGKGYSVLALNYRCKAGEIDAVMSTPEGVIVFVEVKSRRKEGLWRAVDAVTRKKQRKIAASAKFFKKRYKCTDLISRFDIVTVVLDEKKKPKITHYENAFYA; from the coding sequence GTGTTATTTAAAACCACATATAAAAAACTCCTTTCTTCAACCCGTGTGCTGGGCAGATGGGGAGAACGCAAGGCTGTAAAATACCTTAAGGGCAAGGGCTATTCGGTCCTTGCCCTTAATTACAGGTGCAAAGCCGGCGAGATTGACGCGGTTATGTCAACTCCGGAAGGGGTCATTGTTTTTGTAGAGGTCAAAAGCCGCCGAAAAGAAGGACTCTGGAGGGCGGTTGATGCCGTTACCCGGAAAAAACAGCGAAAGATTGCCGCATCGGCAAAATTCTTCAAGAAACGCTACAAATGCACCGACCTTATCTCACGATTTGATATAGTAACAGTGGTTCTGGACGAAAAGAAAAAGCCCAAAATAACCCACTACGAAAACGCGTTTTACGCTTAA
- a CDS encoding TatD family hydrolase, producing the protein MSLIDTHAHLTFEGLVENLDDVLGRSRDAGVDTWVTVGTSPQENIKNIELARRYDNMYAAAGFHPHDARLITEDDLQALSKQINDDKVVALGEIGLDYHYNYSEPQIQQDIFRKQLEIAAAAGMPVILHSREAFEDTFAILTEYMPRLKDVVFHCFGGGAAEAQRAVEMGCYISFTGTVTFKNADTAREAATAVPLERLMVETDCPFMSPAPMRKQRTNEPALMIHTATKLAELHNTELEEIARVTTRNAVRFFGLKQ; encoded by the coding sequence ATGAGTTTAATAGATACACATGCACATTTGACTTTTGAGGGGCTTGTTGAGAATCTCGATGATGTTCTTGGACGCAGCCGTGATGCGGGTGTTGATACCTGGGTTACGGTCGGCACGAGTCCGCAGGAGAATATAAAAAACATAGAGCTTGCCCGTCGGTATGACAATATGTACGCCGCGGCGGGGTTCCATCCGCACGATGCACGGCTTATTACTGAAGATGACCTGCAAGCCCTTTCAAAACAGATAAATGATGATAAAGTCGTTGCTTTGGGCGAGATCGGCCTTGATTACCATTACAATTATTCTGAGCCGCAAATTCAACAGGATATCTTCCGCAAACAACTTGAAATCGCCGCCGCGGCCGGGATGCCGGTTATTCTGCACAGCCGCGAGGCATTTGAGGATACATTTGCTATTCTCACCGAGTATATGCCCCGGCTCAAAGATGTCGTATTTCACTGCTTTGGCGGCGGGGCGGCTGAGGCTCAAAGAGCGGTTGAGATGGGCTGTTATATTTCGTTTACCGGTACAGTAACATTCAAAAATGCCGATACAGCCCGTGAGGCCGCGACGGCAGTGCCGCTTGAGCGGCTTATGGTCGAGACGGATTGCCCTTTCATGTCACCGGCTCCTATGCGGAAACAGCGGACAAACGAACCCGCATTGATGATTCACACCGCGACTAAGCTCGCAGAGCTGCACAATACAGAGCTTGAGGAGATTGCCCGCGTAACCACCCGAAACGCTGTAAGATTTTTTGGGCTTAAACAATAA
- a CDS encoding type II secretion system protein, which yields MRQTDKNIKAFTLIELLVVISIIGLLMSIIMPALWAARKSAARIVCKSNIRQLQLANQGYVSENKGHYVPAARDIWGENLYRWHGTRKNKNEPFDPLLGPLSAYLGEGGVKRCPAFKKSDYYAASGQSNANFEAGCGGYGYNDYIGGNTMTGTGDSVKAAAVKNPSSTIMFTDTAYRQKIKGSGTAFIEYSFAHPPYWQWYLDMQSRMPAGPPPSSIGARPEPTIHFRHGKFTNTVWCDGHVSNDTMDLSAPYVTNAIMSEKQTAQMALGWFGPDNNSLFDLK from the coding sequence ATGAGACAGACTGATAAAAACATAAAAGCCTTTACGCTGATAGAGCTGCTGGTTGTTATATCCATAATCGGCCTCTTGATGTCTATCATTATGCCTGCACTTTGGGCCGCGAGAAAAAGCGCTGCAAGAATTGTATGCAAGTCCAATATACGCCAGCTCCAGCTTGCAAACCAGGGCTATGTCTCAGAAAACAAAGGACACTATGTACCCGCTGCCCGGGATATATGGGGAGAAAACCTCTACCGCTGGCACGGGACACGTAAAAACAAAAATGAGCCGTTTGACCCGCTGCTTGGACCGCTTTCTGCGTATCTGGGTGAGGGAGGAGTAAAACGCTGTCCGGCGTTTAAAAAGAGTGATTATTACGCGGCTTCCGGCCAGTCAAACGCTAACTTTGAAGCGGGCTGCGGCGGATACGGATACAACGACTACATAGGCGGTAATACAATGACCGGAACCGGCGATTCAGTAAAAGCAGCCGCTGTCAAAAACCCTTCATCAACAATCATGTTCACCGATACCGCTTACCGCCAGAAAATAAAGGGCTCCGGCACCGCCTTTATAGAATACTCGTTTGCTCATCCTCCGTATTGGCAGTGGTACCTTGACATGCAAAGCAGAATGCCGGCCGGCCCGCCCCCATCTTCTATTGGTGCACGCCCCGAGCCGACAATTCATTTCAGACACGGCAAATTTACAAACACCGTATGGTGCGACGGCCACGTCTCAAATGATACTATGGATTTAAGCGCCCCTTACGTTACTAACGCCATTATGAGCGAAAAACAAACCGCCCAAATGGCTCTGGGGTGGTTCGGCCCTGACAATAACTCTCTGTTTGATCTGAAATAG
- a CDS encoding nucleotidyltransferase family protein produces the protein MVSLSDIQANRGRIIDIAEKYGAHNVRIFGSVLRGENTASSDIDFLVNIDDNRSLLDHIALMRSLEKMLGCKIDVVNEDVLDPLIKDRVLMECKAI, from the coding sequence ATGGTATCTTTAAGTGACATTCAGGCTAACCGCGGCAGGATAATAGATATTGCCGAAAAGTACGGAGCTCACAACGTGCGTATTTTTGGCTCAGTCTTGCGAGGCGAGAATACCGCATCAAGTGATATTGACTTTTTGGTAAATATTGATGATAACCGTTCTCTGCTTGACCATATTGCTTTAATGCGGAGCCTTGAAAAAATGCTTGGATGCAAAATAGATGTAGTAAATGAAGATGTTTTGGATCCTCTCATAAAAGATCGTGTTCTTATGGAGTGTAAAGCAATATGA
- a CDS encoding STAS domain-containing protein: MNSSNGLVRIFNKDQIVIVSLNCKKLLEEEHINSVRDSILGAIGAAPVPKVLIDFDEVEFLSSAMLGALIKINAAVNEKKGKLALCNIEDNIAQIFKITALEKIFDIYDEPEEALTSLENQS, from the coding sequence ATGAATTCCTCAAATGGATTAGTGAGAATTTTCAATAAAGATCAGATTGTCATAGTAAGTTTGAACTGTAAAAAACTTCTTGAAGAAGAACACATCAACTCTGTACGCGACTCGATACTTGGCGCTATCGGGGCGGCGCCGGTTCCAAAGGTTCTTATTGATTTTGACGAAGTAGAGTTTCTTTCGAGTGCGATGCTTGGAGCACTTATAAAAATAAACGCCGCAGTCAATGAGAAAAAAGGCAAACTCGCTCTTTGTAATATCGAGGATAACATCGCGCAAATTTTCAAAATAACCGCCCTGGAAAAAATATTCGACATCTACGACGAGCCGGAAGAAGCCTTAACCAGTTTAGAAAACCAGAGTTAG
- a CDS encoding HD domain-containing protein, giving the protein MIKNRLIWFADFVDSHLCEDEFINRNIELKREHTKMVCLEMQRLCEILKLDPRLTELAMITALYHDLGRFPQIVEYRTFSDPQSCCHATESINVMNRNSLLEGLDETDSNAIKTAVKLHNKLDFDTESLDEKQLLLTRMIRDADKIDIYRVISEAYHEYLKDPQSYNRAIGFGDFEQKKATPEIAAAVIKGKPVLYAGVKTFTDRKLLHLGWLFQIHYDAALNRIHSRGYIKMLLESLPDCPLCCKVRTTVESYVKNRLALSAGIYEQKQKIT; this is encoded by the coding sequence ATGATTAAAAATCGCCTGATATGGTTTGCAGATTTCGTTGATTCTCATCTTTGCGAAGATGAATTTATCAATCGAAATATAGAGCTTAAAAGAGAACACACCAAAATGGTGTGCCTTGAAATGCAGCGGCTCTGTGAAATTCTCAAACTGGATCCCCGCTTAACAGAGCTGGCTATGATAACGGCCCTGTATCATGATTTAGGCAGATTTCCTCAAATAGTCGAATATCGGACTTTCAGCGACCCGCAAAGCTGCTGTCATGCAACTGAATCAATAAATGTCATGAACCGCAACTCACTTCTCGAGGGGCTTGACGAGACAGACTCAAATGCGATAAAAACAGCGGTAAAACTTCATAACAAGCTCGACTTTGATACTGAATCGCTCGACGAGAAACAACTGCTTCTAACCAGAATGATCCGTGATGCCGATAAGATAGATATATACCGCGTCATATCTGAAGCGTACCATGAGTACCTGAAAGACCCTCAATCTTATAACCGCGCAATCGGATTTGGAGATTTCGAACAGAAAAAGGCCACCCCAGAGATAGCCGCCGCGGTGATCAAGGGCAAGCCCGTCTTATATGCCGGCGTGAAAACGTTCACCGACAGAAAGCTGCTGCATTTGGGCTGGCTGTTCCAGATACACTATGATGCTGCCCTTAATAGAATACACTCAAGGGGTTATATAAAAATGCTTCTTGAGAGCCTTCCCGATTGCCCGCTTTGCTGCAAGGTCAGAACCACAGTTGAAAGTTATGTGAAAAATCGGCTGGCCCTCTCTGCCGGTATTTATGAACAGAAACAAAAAATAACTTGA
- a CDS encoding ComEA family DNA-binding protein, with amino-acid sequence MSVAIKGKTITETALLALSAVMFASAAAFFYFPVSDSGPDPEGLSELDINEAGLTQLELIEGIGPATAAAIIKYRDEISETGKFQNADELINVKGIGEVKARTIAEIAAFKARNKRK; translated from the coding sequence ATGTCTGTCGCAATTAAAGGCAAAACAATTACAGAAACCGCCCTTTTGGCTCTTTCGGCCGTTATGTTCGCCTCGGCCGCGGCGTTCTTTTACTTTCCAGTTTCAGACAGCGGCCCGGACCCGGAGGGTTTATCTGAACTTGACATCAATGAAGCCGGACTGACACAGCTTGAGCTTATTGAAGGCATCGGCCCCGCGACGGCAGCCGCAATAATAAAGTATAGAGACGAAATATCAGAAACAGGGAAGTTTCAAAATGCCGATGAGCTTATTAACGTCAAAGGTATTGGAGAAGTAAAAGCACGGACAATTGCGGAAATCGCGGCTTTTAAAGCGAGAAATAAACGCAAATAG
- the rplS gene encoding 50S ribosomal protein L19, translating into MKTELLDAVESKSLKTQVPYFEVGDNVEVHCRIKEGNKTRIQIFSGIVIARKGRGINETFTVRRFIADEGVERIFPLHSPNIVNVVAIRSSKVRRAKLFYLRERSGKAVRLRQRHTTHTIAK; encoded by the coding sequence GTGAAAACTGAACTTTTAGATGCAGTTGAAAGCAAGAGCTTGAAGACGCAGGTGCCGTACTTTGAAGTTGGCGACAATGTCGAAGTGCATTGCCGCATCAAGGAAGGCAACAAAACCCGTATTCAGATATTCAGCGGTATCGTGATTGCCCGTAAGGGCCGCGGTATCAATGAGACATTCACCGTAAGGCGTTTCATCGCCGACGAGGGAGTCGAGCGTATTTTCCCGCTTCATTCGCCCAACATAGTTAATGTTGTAGCCATTCGAAGCAGTAAAGTCCGCCGTGCCAAACTGTTTTATCTTCGCGAACGCAGCGGCAAGGCTGTTAGGCTTCGCCAGAGGCACACAACCCACACCATTGCTAAGTAA
- a CDS encoding ATP-binding protein yields the protein MKTVSKTLELRYPVKYTRLYESILSELDESTYSPEDRFALELVLDEAITNAVKHGNKNDPDKKVTVSYSITPKQFEIEITDEGPGFEIEDLPDPRREENLFKTSGRGVLLMKAYMDKVKFNKKGNSVRMVKRAANYHE from the coding sequence ATGAAGACAGTCTCTAAAACCCTTGAACTAAGGTATCCGGTTAAATATACCCGGCTTTATGAGTCTATACTCTCAGAGCTCGACGAAAGCACCTACTCTCCTGAGGACCGTTTTGCTTTAGAGCTTGTGCTTGACGAAGCCATCACCAACGCAGTTAAGCACGGCAATAAGAACGACCCTGATAAAAAGGTTACCGTATCGTATTCGATCACTCCCAAACAGTTTGAAATAGAGATTACAGACGAGGGACCCGGCTTTGAGATAGAGGATCTGCCCGACCCGAGACGCGAAGAAAACCTATTTAAAACCTCAGGGCGCGGCGTTTTGCTTATGAAAGCCTACATGGACAAGGTCAAATTCAACAAAAAAGGCAATTCTGTCAGAATGGTTAAACGCGCTGCAAATTACCATGAATGA